AGGTAACAAATGCAGTAGCCTGAAATGACTGCACAAAGGCTTTAGTAGATAAAATATACCGATACGAGTCCAACGACCATTTCTCGGGAAATAAGATGAACTTGCCTGCCACATAGGTCTTCGGATCAGTAAATGACACGGCAAATACATACAGGTATGGAAAAATCATCATTGTACATATGATGACCAGAATTGCATAGATGACAGCATCTACCCACCACGCATTATCCGGTTGCTTCACACAGCTTACCTCCTTCTTAATACAGACCCTGCCGTCCGAAGCGTTTGGCCAATTGATTCGCACTTACAATGAGGATCAAGCTTGCCACTGATTTGAACACGCCAACTGCAATACCGTAGCTGAATTGTCCTGACAACAAGCCTCGCTTATACACGTACGTATCGAATACTTCGGCAACGGGCTGAACAAGCGGATTCTGCATCAACAGCACCTGCTCGAAGCCGACCTCCAGCATGCTTCCCATTTGCAGAATGACCAGAATAATAATGGTTCCGCTAATGGCTGGCAACGTAATATGCCAGATTTGTCGCATACGGTTCGCTCCATCGAGAAGAGCTGCCTCATATTGCTGTGGATCGACACCGGCAATTGCCGCTAGGAAAATAATAGTACCCCAACCAACTTCCTTCCATATATTCTGTCCCGTAAGCAGCAGCCAGAACGCATTGGGATTCGTTAATATCGATACAGGCTCTTGACCGATATAAACAAGGAATTTGTTCAGCAGACCCACATCGGTAGACAGGAACAAGTAAGTGAAGCTGACCACCACAACCCAAGATAAGAAGTGGGGCAGGTACACAATCGACTGGGCCACCCGCTTGAACCTCTCCTGCCTGACCTCATTTAAGATCAGCGCCAATAAGATCGGCAACGGAAAAGAAAGGAACAAGCCGAGGAAGCTAATCGCTAGCGTGTTCCGCATTAATATCCAGAAATCCTCATAGCCGAAAAAAACTTTGAAATGCTCGAAGCCGACCCATTCACTGTCAAGTAATCCGCGGAAAGGATTATAGTCCTGAAAAGCCAATACAATGCCCCACATCGGTACATATTTGAACAAAATAAAGAAGAACGTTGTAGGTGCCGCCAGAAGATAACACCACCGGTATCGGACTATAAGGGCCCATAACCGTCCTGCCTTCAACTTGATCGACTGGTTACGTTGAATGTTGTAACCGTTCTCCATATCACTCACCTCCCTTCCTGTGTCCACTGTAAACCGAATCACAGTGACACAGAAGAGGCACGTTTTTACCCCAGCTAAACCGTTGATTTTCCTAGGTTTGCGCCGCTAATGCGTACATTTTTTTACCTAACCAAGCAGGCCACCTCAAAATATGTACGTTGCCTTTACTTGCGCTGCCGGGCCCGGAACGCTTGCGGGGGAATTCCTTCGTACTGCTTGAACACCCGCCGGAATGTAGGCTCCGTATAGCCAACCTTCCCGGCAATTTCGGTAATCGTCCAGTCCGTATCCAGAAGCATGTCTTTGGCTTTGGCCAGCTTCACCCGATTCACATAATCAACAAAGGTTACTCCTGTCTTCTGCGCGAACAATCGACTGAAGTAAGAAGGGTTTAACAACACATGCTCTGCAACGGCTGTCAACGACAGGTTGCTATCGACATTGTTCTCGATATATTTTTTGGCCTTGTCTACACTATGATAGCTTTGCCGTTCCCGCTCCTGGGCCATGTAGCTAGATACGAAGGGAAGCAGCCGCGTGCGGAACAAGCCTTCCATCTCGCTGCTGGTGGTGCATTGAAGAAGAAGCTCCATGACGTTCATTTCGTTCAAGTGAAGGCCACTATCTTTGAAGAGGCGGCATAAGGATGAATACAGCAGCAGATAGGAGTGCTTGATCATGGTAGGGGAGCAGCCGCAGTTGGTCAGCTTTTGGCCAAATTGGACAAAGCTCTTCAAGGCCTCCTCCTGCTTACCGTTCTGCAGGCTGAGTACAATCGCCTCTTCTTCTTCCACGGGATAAGCGGACTCCTCATCTATGACGGGCAATTCCTCGATGCTGATCGTTCGATTGCCGCCCTGCACCAGTCGGTAGCGCAACGCCTCCTGAGCATCATTAAAGGAGCGATGGACGGAATGAATATCAGGAGATATGGAACCAATTCCCACAGATACGTTAAATTTAAGATACGTCTCTACAGCCATCCGTGCTTGTTCACTGCAGGTATGGGACAATGCCTGCAGGTCCTTCGTTTGGTCCTCGTGTGACAGCTTGAGCAGCACAATCACCCGTTGCAGACCGGTAAATGACAGCACCTCAGCCTGCAGACCGTTCTCGTCCAGAATCTCCTTGACTATGTTGGCAATAGAGAACAACACCAGCTGCCATTCTTCCTTGCGGAAGCGGTCCTCGACATCATACTGTTCCGCGTCCACGACAATAACCTGATAGGCACATTGTGTCTCAATATGGTGCAGCTGACATAGACGATTCGTCTCTTCCCGGCTATCATTCGTATAGTACCCGTTTATTAAACGGCTTATCATCATTTCTCGAAGCACGGGCGCCTGCTGCTTGTTGAACTGCTCAATCTTCCGCTCCAGGTTGGACCATCTGTGGCGAATGACTCCCCATTCGTCCAGTCCCGGGGACATCACACCGTACTGCTCCTCCTTAAGAAGCTCGGACAACGGGGCGTACAGCCTGCGGGAATTAAAATAGGTCAGACAAATGCCCAGGATCGATGCGCCCAGAACGACGAGGACGGAGGTCCATAATAATTTCGACTTGAAGGTAAACATATTGTCGATCGCCACTGTCTTGA
Above is a genomic segment from Paenibacillus sp. YYML68 containing:
- a CDS encoding helix-turn-helix domain-containing protein, coding for MREASLSELEQIRQRMDSALAEVEQATISLTLDNEVLNAIYDLDIGKDAVALLELNKKVNLIHQTIPKSFSIDLYLPRQGLLLSSKNGFLTRVDSGTDVFYRSLQLSDGRAWTGVNGHSQAERGSEAPNLAFVRQLPVYSSIAYGYLAVYFTEAGLFDFIKHDSRIEIWDASHRIVAHHDRKRLGTIADNQAWLDRLDADGPLSGSVTDHKDSVITLYSRSAQTDWLIVKTVAIDNMFTFKSKLLWTSVLVVLGASILGICLTYFNSRRLYAPLSELLKEEQYGVMSPGLDEWGVIRHRWSNLERKIEQFNKQQAPVLREMMISRLINGYYTNDSREETNRLCQLHHIETQCAYQVIVVDAEQYDVEDRFRKEEWQLVLFSIANIVKEILDENGLQAEVLSFTGLQRVIVLLKLSHEDQTKDLQALSHTCSEQARMAVETYLKFNVSVGIGSISPDIHSVHRSFNDAQEALRYRLVQGGNRTISIEELPVIDEESAYPVEEEEAIVLSLQNGKQEEALKSFVQFGQKLTNCGCSPTMIKHSYLLLYSSLCRLFKDSGLHLNEMNVMELLLQCTTSSEMEGLFRTRLLPFVSSYMAQERERQSYHSVDKAKKYIENNVDSNLSLTAVAEHVLLNPSYFSRLFAQKTGVTFVDYVNRVKLAKAKDMLLDTDWTITEIAGKVGYTEPTFRRVFKQYEGIPPQAFRARQRK
- a CDS encoding sugar ABC transporter permease translates to MENGYNIQRNQSIKLKAGRLWALIVRYRWCYLLAAPTTFFFILFKYVPMWGIVLAFQDYNPFRGLLDSEWVGFEHFKVFFGYEDFWILMRNTLAISFLGLFLSFPLPILLALILNEVRQERFKRVAQSIVYLPHFLSWVVVVSFTYLFLSTDVGLLNKFLVYIGQEPVSILTNPNAFWLLLTGQNIWKEVGWGTIIFLAAIAGVDPQQYEAALLDGANRMRQIWHITLPAISGTIIILVILQMGSMLEVGFEQVLLMQNPLVQPVAEVFDTYVYKRGLLSGQFSYGIAVGVFKSVASLILIVSANQLAKRFGRQGLY